In Bombina bombina isolate aBomBom1 chromosome 6, aBomBom1.pri, whole genome shotgun sequence, a single genomic region encodes these proteins:
- the LOC128662196 gene encoding cocaine- and amphetamine-regulated transcript protein-like — protein MDSSTVVFKLLCMSLLIACLCHAQSSREMSSEDFDGNKSPSSSEKELVEAMEELLGKFQDRYPTYQKKAQIPLCDIGERCAVKQGPRIGKLCDCSRGSSCNSFLLKCI, from the exons atggacagcagcaCCGTCGTATTCAAGTTGCTCTGCATGAGCCTCCTTATTGCTTGCTTGTGTCATGCCCAGTCTTCGAGGGAAATGTCATCAGAAGATTTTGATGGCAATAAATCCCCTTCATCATCAGAGAAAGAATTG GTAGAGGCAATGGAAGAGTTATTGGGAAAATTTCAAGACAGATATCCAACATATCAGAAGAAAGCTCAGATTCCATTG TGTGACATTGGAGAGAGATGTGCAGTGAAGCAAGGACCCAGAATTGGCAAACTGTGTGACTGCTCTCGGGGATCCTCGTGCAACTCCTTCCTGTTGAAATGCATATGA